A genomic stretch from Desulfoplanes formicivorans includes:
- the rpsF gene encoding 30S ribosomal protein S6, producing MQKYETLLLMSPELGSEARQELLDTVSGIIDRDGGKVLVVDDWGIRDLAYPVQKVMRGYYTRLEYALPGEAVAELERNIRIADGIFKFMTVKLAETYEPEGE from the coding sequence TTGCAAAAGTATGAGACCCTGTTGCTGATGAGCCCGGAGCTGGGTTCCGAAGCACGGCAGGAGCTCCTGGACACCGTGTCCGGGATCATTGACCGTGACGGAGGCAAAGTCCTGGTCGTGGACGATTGGGGCATCCGTGATCTGGCGTATCCGGTCCAGAAGGTCATGCGTGGCTACTATACCCGATTGGAGTATGCCCTGCCCGGTGAGGCCGTTGCCGAATTGGAACGGAACATCCGCATTGCCGACGGTATTTTCAAGTTTATGACCGTCAAGCTTGCTGAAACCTATGAGCCGGAGGGAGAATAA
- the dnaB gene encoding replicative DNA helicase, translating into MRKLPPQNLEAEQAVLGGVFLRNGVFHSLVDILTEDDFYSPVHRIIFAAFQDLYRRSIPIDLLSVTEYLESNGTLDKVGGGMYLASLVESVPNAANTLFHANIVKERALRRELIGASTDILTQCFDASQNVESLLDQSEQKIFSIAEAKVKPLFKSAKELVADVFSELEKRVERKELVTGVPTSYHKFDEMTAGLQPSDLIIVAGRPSMGKTAFALNMGMRAAVMHDVPTAVFSLEMSMEQLMMRMLCCWGKVDLSHLRSGFLDDEDWKRLYESAEVLSKAPIYIDDTPSLGTLEMRGRCRRLKAEKNLGLVIVDYLQLMKASHRIDSREQEISEISRTLKALAKELHVPVVALSQLNRKVEERTNRRPMLSDLRESGAIEQDADVIVFLYRDDAYNKSEDNPKKGIAEIIIGKQRNGPVGTVELTYLNKYTAFENLADIAPSEEMPQENT; encoded by the coding sequence TTGCGTAAACTCCCCCCCCAGAATCTGGAGGCCGAACAGGCCGTGCTGGGCGGGGTTTTTTTGCGCAATGGGGTGTTCCATTCCCTGGTGGATATCCTTACCGAGGATGATTTCTATTCTCCGGTGCACAGGATCATCTTTGCCGCATTCCAGGACCTCTATCGTCGGAGCATTCCCATTGATCTGCTTTCGGTGACCGAGTATCTCGAATCCAACGGTACCTTGGACAAGGTGGGCGGCGGCATGTATCTGGCCTCGCTTGTGGAATCGGTGCCCAATGCTGCCAATACCCTCTTTCATGCCAATATCGTCAAGGAACGGGCCCTGCGGCGAGAGCTGATCGGCGCGAGCACGGACATCCTGACCCAGTGTTTTGATGCCTCGCAAAATGTGGAGTCCCTGCTTGACCAGTCTGAACAGAAAATTTTTTCCATTGCCGAGGCCAAGGTCAAACCCCTTTTCAAGTCGGCCAAAGAACTGGTGGCTGACGTGTTTTCCGAATTGGAAAAGCGGGTGGAGAGAAAGGAACTGGTCACCGGAGTTCCCACCAGCTATCACAAGTTCGACGAGATGACGGCCGGGCTGCAGCCCTCGGATCTGATCATTGTTGCCGGGCGTCCGAGCATGGGAAAGACCGCTTTTGCCCTGAACATGGGCATGCGGGCTGCTGTCATGCATGATGTGCCTACGGCTGTCTTTTCTCTGGAAATGTCCATGGAACAGCTGATGATGCGCATGCTTTGCTGCTGGGGCAAGGTGGATTTGAGTCATTTGCGCAGCGGTTTTCTGGACGACGAGGATTGGAAGCGTCTTTATGAATCCGCAGAAGTTCTCTCCAAGGCACCCATTTATATCGATGACACCCCCTCCCTTGGCACCCTGGAAATGCGAGGACGGTGCCGTCGCCTCAAGGCGGAAAAGAATCTCGGTCTGGTCATTGTTGATTATCTCCAGCTGATGAAGGCCAGTCACCGTATTGATTCCCGCGAACAGGAAATTTCCGAAATATCCCGAACCCTCAAGGCGTTGGCCAAGGAACTCCACGTGCCCGTGGTGGCTTTGTCCCAGCTCAACCGCAAGGTTGAGGAACGGACCAACAGACGTCCCATGCTTTCGGACTTGCGTGAATCCGGAGCCATTGAACAGGATGCTGATGTCATTGTCTTCCTCTACAGGGACGACGCCTACAACAAGTCCGAGGACAATCCCAAAAAGGGGATTGCCGAAATCATCATCGGCAAGCAGCGTAACGGTCCGGTCGGCACAGTAGAGCTTACCTATCTGAACAAATACACGGCCTTTGAAAACCTTGCCGACATCGCGCCTTCCGAGGAGATGCCTCAGGAAAATACATAA
- a CDS encoding diguanylate cyclase domain-containing protein — MHLPTIFLPWDRSPLTGKDLIAYEPQLASCFKRCFAFQTHALRFPTSIPGSMLPEKEGMALRAFMEHDRVHIPLQADDRLLGIFVAGGIDEKDLTPLLATLPNIAAMALETVRLYKATLTDPLTGLYNHFFLQALLETEIATILSSILPGPDSSADTEYRGCFGLIHLDMDRFAVINSRFGHCFGDKLLGKVGRALQAQCPSQAHVCRTTGAAFIVFWPQGTPTRCKNLAHKLVETIASLPLEGPISRETFTLTGSAGVATYPADMQGNQFRRPAEEQARIILEKAHKATRSAKMAGGDTIFSYKDILKQGATILETLPLNRVVINAGNDLDLTEGTRFLVWPQAAGNPSVPASNQDMLYPDMYKGEILVQEVREQTSVGEILFLNDPSWSPRPGDRLSLADHQEPQTLPREQSDKDSPKQDKSCLLNLRDFIRAWTRIRTSTSAFVIALCQMSPLTASSGVQDGGPEERLAHVHKALCATFPGEHLMGRYSANTLICCFPDLDADSALAQGQKLCTEYGETTRIDLRMGMAGYPFLHCAKSEILDNARKALDHALLLPAAGAVLFDSISLTISADRMFTKGDFYSALEEYQRALVIDPANLLARNSLGICYARLGRMAEAKQHFKTVVEQGGKDLMPLYNFGCACFKTGDQQAARKAFAECLTIDPSHVYSLIRLGQLAEKDGDVQAAEHHYLKAGETEQGKGMAARHLAKLAMDRGEQDKAREFLHQALVFDPNDAFALNMLAKLYLDRGEDPEIAENLARQSVHLRPDIPAMWIEVARALETRGKKDEARTAHLRSRSRH; from the coding sequence ATGCATCTGCCCACCATCTTTTTGCCCTGGGATCGATCGCCCCTGACGGGCAAAGACCTCATCGCGTACGAACCCCAGCTTGCAAGCTGCTTCAAGCGATGCTTTGCCTTCCAGACCCATGCCCTGCGATTCCCCACGTCCATTCCCGGCTCCATGCTCCCCGAAAAGGAAGGCATGGCCCTGCGTGCATTCATGGAACATGACAGGGTACACATCCCCCTGCAAGCGGACGACAGACTCCTGGGGATTTTTGTGGCCGGAGGCATTGACGAAAAGGATCTGACCCCTCTGCTGGCCACACTGCCGAACATTGCAGCCATGGCGCTGGAAACGGTTCGTCTTTATAAAGCCACGCTCACCGATCCCCTGACCGGTCTGTACAACCACTTCTTTCTCCAGGCCCTTTTGGAGACCGAGATCGCCACCATTCTCTCGTCCATCCTCCCGGGACCTGATTCCAGTGCAGACACGGAATATCGGGGCTGTTTCGGACTCATTCATCTGGACATGGACCGATTTGCCGTGATCAATTCGCGATTCGGCCATTGTTTCGGCGACAAGCTCCTGGGCAAGGTCGGCAGGGCCTTGCAGGCCCAATGTCCAAGTCAGGCCCACGTGTGCCGGACAACAGGCGCAGCCTTTATCGTGTTCTGGCCGCAAGGCACCCCCACCCGATGCAAGAACCTGGCGCACAAGCTGGTGGAAACAATCGCCAGCCTTCCCCTGGAAGGCCCCATCTCACGGGAGACCTTCACCCTTACGGGCAGCGCAGGGGTTGCCACCTATCCAGCGGACATGCAGGGCAACCAGTTCAGGCGCCCGGCCGAAGAGCAGGCCAGAATCATCCTGGAAAAGGCCCACAAAGCGACCCGGTCCGCCAAAATGGCGGGTGGAGATACCATCTTTTCCTACAAGGATATCCTCAAGCAGGGTGCAACCATTCTTGAAACCCTGCCCCTGAACCGGGTCGTGATCAATGCGGGAAACGACCTTGATCTTACCGAGGGGACACGATTTCTTGTCTGGCCCCAGGCAGCTGGCAACCCGTCTGTTCCGGCCAGCAATCAGGACATGCTGTACCCGGACATGTACAAGGGTGAAATTCTGGTACAGGAAGTCCGGGAACAAACAAGCGTGGGCGAGATCCTGTTTCTCAACGATCCTTCCTGGTCTCCCCGACCCGGGGACAGGCTGAGTCTGGCCGATCACCAGGAACCCCAGACCCTGCCCCGGGAACAGTCCGACAAGGACTCCCCCAAGCAGGACAAGTCGTGCCTTCTCAACCTCAGGGATTTCATCCGGGCCTGGACACGCATACGGACCTCCACATCCGCCTTTGTCATTGCCCTGTGCCAGATGTCGCCTTTGACCGCTTCCTCCGGCGTTCAGGACGGCGGGCCTGAAGAACGCCTTGCCCATGTTCACAAGGCCCTATGTGCCACCTTTCCCGGCGAGCACCTGATGGGCCGATACAGCGCCAACACCCTGATCTGCTGCTTTCCGGACCTTGATGCGGATTCCGCCCTTGCCCAGGGCCAAAAGCTCTGTACCGAATATGGCGAGACAACCCGTATCGACCTGCGCATGGGCATGGCCGGGTACCCCTTTCTGCATTGCGCCAAATCGGAGATTCTGGACAATGCCCGCAAGGCACTGGATCACGCCCTTCTCCTGCCTGCGGCCGGGGCGGTCCTGTTCGATTCCATTTCCCTGACCATCAGTGCCGACCGCATGTTCACCAAGGGTGATTTTTATTCGGCCCTGGAAGAATATCAACGCGCCCTGGTCATTGATCCGGCCAACCTGCTGGCACGCAATTCCCTGGGAATATGCTATGCCAGACTGGGACGTATGGCCGAGGCCAAACAACATTTCAAGACAGTGGTGGAACAGGGGGGCAAGGATCTGATGCCCCTGTACAATTTCGGATGCGCCTGCTTCAAGACCGGCGACCAGCAAGCCGCCCGCAAGGCGTTTGCCGAGTGCCTGACCATTGACCCCTCTCACGTGTACAGCCTGATCCGCCTGGGACAACTGGCCGAAAAGGACGGCGATGTGCAGGCAGCCGAGCATCACTACCTCAAGGCGGGCGAAACCGAACAGGGCAAGGGCATGGCTGCCCGACATCTGGCCAAGCTGGCCATGGACAGGGGGGAGCAGGACAAGGCACGGGAATTTTTGCACCAGGCTCTGGTTTTCGATCCCAACGACGCCTTTGCCCTGAACATGCTGGCCAAACTCTATCTAGACCGGGGCGAGGACCCGGAAATCGCCGAGAACCTGGCCCGTCAAAGTGTACACCTGAGGCCCGACATCCCGGCGATGTGGATCGAAGTAGCCCGTGCCCTGGAAACAAGGGGCAAGAAGGACGAGGCCCGAACCGCCCACTTGCGCAGCCGTTCCAGGCATTGA
- the alr gene encoding alanine racemase — protein sequence MTIWYNHVRARIDLNILEHNFRLIQAKAPCPIPVVKSDAYGHGIGPVSSLLARCGARGLAVGTVGEGVALRLTPFEGKIVSLLGPLLPEEYPLLWEYEIMPFVGRREQIRLLEEEGRRQSRVLDIALALDTGMGRIGFGPGDMQQVRSLLEGARYVRVHMVCSHLATADDPESRDFVLQQGETFTRMCDDLAAGGLSFKRCLANSAAIQAYPELAFDCQRPGITLYGSSPFAGTRWESRAQGFRPAMEVVTRVVAVHDLVKGAPISYGRTFYAPHDMRVAIVAAGYADNYSRGLSNHAEVVVHGQRAPLVGRVCMQMSAVDITRIPSVVPGDKVYLLGGEGAHPVTPEELAGWWGTIPYEVFCLLGQNEREYCS from the coding sequence ATGACTATCTGGTACAACCATGTCAGAGCCCGGATTGATCTGAATATTCTGGAGCATAATTTTCGGCTCATACAAGCCAAGGCACCGTGTCCCATCCCGGTGGTCAAGTCGGATGCCTATGGCCACGGTATCGGCCCCGTGTCTTCTCTTTTGGCCCGGTGCGGAGCCCGGGGGCTGGCCGTCGGGACCGTGGGCGAGGGCGTTGCCCTGCGGTTGACTCCTTTTGAGGGAAAGATCGTGTCCCTGCTAGGTCCTTTGCTCCCTGAAGAGTATCCCCTGTTGTGGGAATACGAGATCATGCCTTTTGTGGGGCGCAGGGAACAGATTCGGTTGCTCGAGGAAGAGGGCAGGAGGCAGAGCAGGGTTCTGGATATCGCCCTGGCCCTGGATACGGGCATGGGGCGCATTGGTTTTGGCCCCGGCGATATGCAGCAGGTTCGTTCCCTGCTGGAAGGCGCAAGGTATGTCCGGGTTCACATGGTTTGTTCCCACCTGGCAACCGCAGATGATCCCGAGAGCCGTGATTTTGTGCTCCAGCAGGGGGAAACCTTTACCCGCATGTGTGATGATCTGGCTGCGGGCGGGCTCTCCTTCAAACGGTGTCTGGCCAATTCCGCAGCCATCCAGGCGTATCCCGAACTTGCCTTTGATTGCCAGCGGCCCGGCATCACCCTGTACGGGTCCAGTCCCTTTGCCGGGACGCGTTGGGAGAGCCGGGCCCAGGGTTTCAGACCGGCCATGGAGGTGGTCACCCGGGTCGTTGCCGTGCATGACCTGGTCAAGGGTGCACCCATTAGCTACGGGCGGACCTTTTACGCACCCCACGACATGCGGGTGGCCATTGTTGCCGCCGGCTATGCGGACAATTATTCCCGTGGCCTGTCGAACCATGCGGAGGTGGTTGTCCACGGGCAGCGCGCTCCCTTGGTGGGCAGGGTGTGCATGCAGATGAGTGCTGTGGACATTACCCGTATTCCGTCGGTGGTTCCCGGCGACAAGGTGTATCTGCTCGGCGGTGAGGGGGCGCATCCTGTTACTCCCGAGGAACTGGCCGGTTGGTGGGGAACCATTCCGTATGAGGTCTTTTGTCTGCTTGGGCAGAATGAACGGGAATATTGTTCATGA
- a CDS encoding phenylacetate--CoA ligase family protein, with amino-acid sequence MTNDVFHKNELLDRESLHTLQGVRLKNVVFQASKSRFYRDQLFRAGVRIADINSVEDIRKLPFTTKDDLRNHYPDGMLAMPVDKMNRMHASSGTTGSPTCVFYTKNDLQTWADLMARCMYGVGVRPEDVFQNMSGYGLFTGGLGIHYGAERLGCCTIPAGAGNSKRQIKLLHDFHVSVIHIIPSYALHLATVFESMGMDPKSLDLRIAIIGAEPHSEAVRRRIEDLYAIKAYNSYGLSEMNGPGVAFECPEQNGMHIWEDAYVAEILDPETLEPVPEGEIGELVLTTLTREGMPLIRYRTKDLTRFLPGDCPCGRTHRRLDRILGRADDMIILKGVNIYPMQIERVLMSIPEVGQNYLIVLERDGFLDQMRIKVEVKEEFFVEDMRVLKNMQQSIARRLRDEILITPRVELVERNSLPRTQGKAKRVEDRRQES; translated from the coding sequence ATGACCAACGACGTGTTCCACAAGAATGAATTGCTCGACAGAGAGTCCCTCCACACCCTTCAGGGGGTACGCCTCAAGAATGTTGTCTTCCAGGCCAGCAAATCCAGGTTTTACCGGGATCAATTGTTCAGAGCCGGGGTGCGCATTGCAGACATCAATTCTGTCGAAGACATCCGCAAACTTCCCTTCACCACCAAGGATGATCTGAGGAACCACTATCCTGACGGCATGTTGGCCATGCCCGTGGACAAGATGAACCGGATGCATGCCTCCTCAGGAACAACGGGATCGCCCACCTGCGTGTTCTACACGAAGAACGATCTCCAGACCTGGGCAGATCTCATGGCCAGATGTATGTATGGCGTAGGTGTCCGACCTGAAGATGTTTTTCAGAACATGTCCGGATACGGGTTGTTCACCGGGGGGCTGGGTATTCATTACGGGGCCGAGCGGCTGGGCTGTTGCACCATTCCAGCCGGTGCCGGCAACAGCAAGCGCCAGATCAAGCTGCTCCATGATTTTCATGTCTCGGTCATTCATATCATCCCCTCCTATGCGCTGCATCTGGCCACGGTGTTCGAGTCCATGGGCATGGATCCCAAGTCTCTGGATCTGCGCATTGCCATCATTGGCGCGGAACCCCACTCGGAAGCTGTTCGTCGACGTATCGAAGATCTTTATGCCATCAAGGCGTACAATTCCTATGGCCTGTCGGAAATGAACGGTCCGGGGGTGGCCTTTGAATGCCCGGAGCAAAACGGCATGCACATCTGGGAGGACGCCTATGTTGCGGAGATCCTGGATCCAGAAACCCTGGAACCCGTGCCCGAAGGGGAAATCGGGGAACTTGTCCTGACCACGCTTACCAGGGAGGGCATGCCTCTTATCCGGTACCGGACCAAGGATCTGACCCGTTTTCTGCCCGGCGACTGCCCCTGCGGCCGGACCCATCGCCGTCTCGACCGGATTCTTGGCCGGGCCGACGACATGATCATCCTCAAGGGGGTCAACATCTATCCCATGCAGATTGAACGGGTTCTCATGAGTATCCCGGAAGTGGGGCAGAACTATCTTATTGTTCTGGAACGGGATGGTTTCCTGGACCAGATGCGCATCAAGGTGGAGGTCAAGGAAGAGTTTTTTGTGGAAGATATGCGGGTTCTGAAAAATATGCAGCAGTCCATTGCCCGCAGGCTCCGGGACGAAATTCTCATCACCCCGAGGGTGGAATTGGTGGAACGCAACAGCCTGCCCCGCACTCAGGGCAAGGCCAAGAGGGTGGAAGATCGCCGGCAAGAATCATAG
- a CDS encoding MBL fold metallo-hydrolase, whose protein sequence is MYVNIFQLGPLETNCYLVYNDAKEAVVIDPGGDPAEVLAVLRSQGLTLTHILNTHLHFDHIGGNAALSDATGAEILAGEADRPLLSSELGSGGFMGFPKTPSFSFTPLTPGTHTFVGETCHVLATPGHSPGSLSLYFPVLGAVFCGDLIFYRSVGRTDFPGGDEKVLKESACSQILVLPEETIIYPGHGPQTDVRDARENNPFFTDFHML, encoded by the coding sequence CTGTACGTCAACATTTTTCAGCTTGGTCCCCTGGAAACCAATTGCTACCTTGTTTATAATGACGCCAAAGAGGCCGTGGTCATTGATCCGGGAGGCGATCCTGCCGAGGTGCTCGCCGTGTTGCGCTCCCAAGGACTCACCTTGACCCATATCCTGAACACGCATCTGCATTTCGATCATATCGGGGGCAATGCCGCCCTCTCGGATGCCACGGGAGCCGAAATTCTGGCAGGTGAAGCCGACAGGCCCTTGTTGTCCAGTGAGCTGGGTTCCGGTGGGTTCATGGGATTTCCCAAGACGCCGTCCTTTTCTTTCACGCCTCTGACACCGGGCACACATACTTTTGTGGGCGAGACATGCCACGTGCTGGCAACTCCGGGGCACAGTCCGGGCAGTTTGTCCCTGTATTTTCCCGTACTCGGTGCGGTGTTTTGCGGTGACCTCATCTTCTACCGCTCTGTGGGACGAACGGATTTTCCTGGCGGGGATGAAAAGGTGCTCAAGGAGTCTGCCTGTTCACAGATCCTTGTGCTGCCCGAGGAAACCATCATCTATCCGGGGCACGGACCCCAAACCGATGTGCGTGACGCCCGGGAGAACAATCCCTTTTTTACCGATTTTCATATGCTCTAG
- the rpsR gene encoding 30S ribosomal protein S18 — MAYKRRFTPRRKFCRFCENKELPLDYKHPEILKDFITDRGKIIARRITGTCAKHQRVLTREIKKSRQMALLYYTATHSSEVKKRTI; from the coding sequence ATGGCCTACAAACGTCGTTTTACACCCCGGAGAAAGTTCTGCCGTTTCTGTGAGAACAAGGAACTGCCCCTGGATTACAAGCATCCCGAGATCCTCAAGGATTTCATTACCGATCGTGGTAAGATCATTGCCCGGCGTATCACCGGCACATGTGCGAAGCATCAGCGGGTCCTGACCCGCGAGATCAAGAAGTCCCGTCAGATGGCCTTGTTGTACTATACTGCTACGCATAGTTCCGAAGTCAAGAAACGGACTATTTAG
- the rplI gene encoding 50S ribosomal protein L9, producing the protein MKLILRADIDHLGRLGDLVTVKPGYGRNYLIPQGLAMLATKANIKAFEFERKRLQEKMDAIRFAAQELADKLAEAKVVIDVRVGEGGKLYGSVSSANIAEALEAMGIEVDKRKIVLDDAIRALGDYTLEVKLHPDVKAELSVSVVPHGHKADEPESEEPESEEPAVEPVSEEA; encoded by the coding sequence ATGAAACTTATCTTGCGAGCAGATATCGATCATCTTGGAAGGCTCGGTGACCTGGTCACTGTCAAGCCCGGTTATGGCCGCAATTACCTCATTCCCCAGGGACTGGCCATGCTGGCCACCAAGGCCAATATCAAGGCCTTTGAATTCGAACGCAAACGGCTGCAGGAAAAAATGGACGCCATCCGTTTTGCCGCCCAGGAACTTGCCGACAAACTGGCAGAGGCCAAGGTTGTCATTGACGTGCGTGTGGGCGAAGGTGGCAAACTGTATGGTTCCGTCAGCTCGGCCAATATTGCCGAAGCCCTGGAAGCCATGGGCATCGAAGTGGACAAACGGAAGATCGTGTTGGATGATGCCATTCGCGCCTTGGGCGATTACACCCTGGAAGTCAAACTGCATCCTGATGTCAAAGCGGAATTGAGCGTTTCGGTTGTACCGCACGGACATAAAGCCGATGAACCCGAATCCGAAGAACCCGAATCCGAAGAACCAGCCGTTGAGCCAGTTTCAGAAGAAGCATAA